The segment aaataagaaaaaacacagattagattaaaaacaaaaacaaatgtccTTTCTTTCATTTGGAATCCACCAACATTTCCAGGGAAATTATCAAATttgaaataggaaggaaggaaaacgtcCTTTTAACAATGCAGGTTAAagtcaaacaaagaaagaaaaaaagaaaaaaaaagcactaAAGGGAAGtgtgaaataatttattttatttatttattgtagtatgttttacgtaatataagtataaagtagagatagaaaagataaaaagacattaggacaggaacaatAGGCACaaatgtgcacttatgcacaccccttacagacctcttagaaaaggggagaggtcaattgtagataatgtaataaAGGGCATCTAAGTATTGGGGAAATATTCATTGTGATCACATGAAAGGCCATGAGTGTGGCAAATTTTCTTCAATTAAATATGTTTTGATACATTTTACTCTGTTCTGACTCTACACCCACTGCCTTTTTTTCCAGAAAAACTATCCCATGTTTCAGGAATTCTTGAGGGTTTTTACAGTACTTAAGAAACCATCCAAGTACAGTAtatcaaattggaaaatgacaaaatcagtttcattaaaagaaaatcaaattaagatgttttataggtggcatcttccaccaaacaGAATTGCCAAGATGTTTCCCAATATGTCACCAAAGTGTTGGAAATGGAAACAAaaaataggttcctattatcatcaatggtggacttgtcaCAAAGCTaagttatattggaaaatgatagaaaaattgaTTAAAGAAATTATATTACAGGatatagagaaaaaaaaaccccaattgtaTCTATTAGGTATAAcgaaacagaaatataagaaagatatttttatttaattattcatattttgacagcagccagaatagtttatgcacaaaactggaagggaGAAGATATCCCCAAGGGAGATGAGGTAATAAAGAAAaaattagattgtgcagaaatggacatgtTGACAAGACGGttgaacaatcaagaagaatcagaattttatattatatggaataaagtttatatatggataaaaaaaattaaatgacacGGAAaggtttaaatatattaaattaattacTTTTTTGTTATAACATTAgaattacataaaacaaaattcttctttctaattaaattagtatgaatttatgaattattaggatattctttttctgtattaaaatagacttctaagataagtgaCTGTAACCCCAActgtatgttaaatgtgtgtatgtttgtttgtcatttttatgaaaatgaataaagtatttatataaaaaaaggaaCCATCCAAGTAGCCAGTGTGGCAAATCCTCCTTAGGTCTAGTGAaagacataaacacacacacacacacacaccagacaaCAACTCTGATCATACCTGTAGTCAGCAggatggagaagaagaaaagtCCCAGCAGAAGTTGCATGATGATGAGTTAGGCACagaggtttgggtttttttttaaatcacttctTGAATGAACACAGTTGTGTGGTCTAGAGGTTCTGCAAAATAACACACGAAGCATCCATAAACCAAAAGGAATTTGAGACACTTGCAAAACTCCTTTTTAATTACCCATGAGGCTTCGATGTTGTCTCCAACCATTACTGTAGAATTGCCTTCTGCATGGACTGTGGAGAACCTGTCTTCACAAGGGGATTCACCTTCCAGAGGTGGCTGTGATCAATTCCCTGTTCACCCAGACCTTTGAGCCATTTATTAGATCACTCCCCTTGAGCATATATAGATTATTTGCtttacaaataaattttatttattttcatttatttatttgttatatttgtcataTATTTGTCTGTTATGCAGGAATGTATTTGTTATAGAATGCATGGGTGGACTTTGTaagtagaaggttttcttcttgaatgATGTGATAATTAGTACCCTAAttatcataaaataataatatcacaccaacactccgcagtctgcattggttggcgatcaatttccgggcacaattcaaagtgttggttatgacatataaaccccttcatggcatcggaccagaatatctccgagaccgccttctgctgcacaaatcccagcgaccgattaggtcccacagagttgggcttctccgggtcccgtcaactaaacaatgtcatttggcgggtcccaggggaagagccttctctgtggtggccctgactctctggaaccagctccccctggagattagaactgcccccaccctccttgccttccgtaaactccttaaaacccatctttgccaccaagcatgggggaattgagatatctcccctgggcctatacaatttatgtatggggtgtttgtatatatgtctgattaataatggggtttttaaaatgtttttaaattattagatttgttatgaattgttctattgctgtgtgagccgcctggagtctatggagaggggcggcatacaaatctaataaatgaatgaatgaatgaatgaatgaatgaatgaatgaatgaatgaatgaatgaatgaataagtaggtaggtaggtaggtaggtaggtaggtagatagatagatagataaaaataaaaataaaaataaaaatagtaataataataataattcatataatataaataattataatctCAATAATTAGATAATTTCTAAACAAACCTAAGAGAACAAAGAGAAATTATGAAGACTGTAGCACTATAACTGCACATAAACTCTGTCTTTATTTGGGTGGAGACAACTACAATCCAACAGATTTCATTTCCTCTACCTGTGTGGAAAATTTGCTTAACcacttctcaaatacagctcacctggctggaacccacactgcaaaTCCGATATTAACACAATAGAGAGAGTCCAGCAATACTTCACTCCTTTGCTCGCAACggaatatcttattccaccagagttgaaattttgggcttaggtaGCTCAGAGCTACatcgccttcaatctgatctaaatatagttcataaaatcatctaccacaatgtccatcctgtcaatgaatactttaaCTTCAACCggaacaatacatgagcacaccaTAGatgcaaactcaatgtaaaccgcacaaaattcaactgcaggaaatatgacttcagcaatggaGTGAtgaacgcctggaatgcactacccgactctgGGGTATTTAATCTTTtattctgatttttaaatttcttttctttatttttctctagaCTGATTtagtctttcttttgtttttagacACAACTCAGTTCTTGAATTCATTATGCAAGATGTTTTTAGATATATTTGCCGTTAAAATATAGATACACTTATGTATTCTTAGATATGATTGATTATGATGATATAtgtgttttcatttatgtatgttttttaggcatagaaaaataaaaaaacttatactcaaaaaaatgcTCACTTACATGGAACcatccccattccccccccccctgcaatccACAAAGCTaaaaaggttggagaccactgcaCTATAGGCATCTGAGTCCCTTATGATTGACCCCATGTTTGCTTCCTACATGTCCTACATCTCTTGTTTTGTATTTGAGTTCCCCTACTTTTTAATGTGTGGTTTATCCTTAGGGTTAGGTTCTAAACTTTGGTCTTCCTCCATCCCCACTCCCCAGTGTTAGTTTAAAGCCCTAATTGGTTTCCAAAAGTTTAGTTAGCttctagtttatttagatttgtatgccgcccctctccgaagactcggggcggctaacaacaataaaaaacaatgtaacaaatctaatattaaaaagtaatctaaaaaaccccaatttaagaaaccaatcataccaacaaacataccatgtatgaattctataagcctagggggaagggagagaaaattttcaattcccccatgcctgaccacagatgtgggttttaaggaccttgcgaaaggcaaggagggtggggacaactctgatatctggggggagctggttccagagggtcggggccgccacagagaaggctcttctcctgggtcccgccaaacgacattgtttagttgacgggacccggagagggccaactttgtgggacctaaccggtcgctgggattcgtgcggcaggaggcggtcccggagatattctggtccggtgccatgaagggctttataggtcataagcctTCTTCCTGGTTCCCAACATTTTTCAAGGCGAAAGAAAATCGTATTGCATGCTACTTTGTAGAAAGATCAAGAGTCACTATAAAGAGAACGGAATCTGAAAGCAAGGACTACAGAATCTACAATATTTAAACCGAGAGAGGGGGAAAGTACATACAAATACTTACTTGCTTTTCTAAAAGGAGTAGCCGTCAAGGGTCTCCACACAGGCTGGGACGGATCTCTTGCAAAAGAATCTGGACTCCTCGGAGAGAAAGGACCTAATCGCCCTTATATACCCTTGTGTGGCACGCACAGCTACTGTACTCTTACCTGTATATCTTGGACGTCATATATTATTCCTGCCAATTCCTATTAGGAAAGTCCTGCCCAATCAAAGTCCACTGGTATCAATGGTGAAAACTCTTGCTTTACAGCAAAAAGGAAATAGCCTTGGACAGccctctgttttgttttttgcaaataGATGTAGCCCTCAACGTACGACCCTTTATCTGGTGATCAATCGTATGACCAACCCTCACACTTGATGATGTTCTGGAATCCATCCAGAATCTTCTCACAACCAGGAGGcagctttaaagccctacatggcattggaccagagtatctccggaaccgcctgctaccgcacgaatcccagcgaccgataaggtcccacagagttggctttctccgggtcccgtcgactaaacaatgtcatttggcgggccccaggggaagagccttctctgtggcggccccggccctctggaatcaactcccctcggagattagaactgcccccaccctccttgtctttcataaattactcaagacccacctatactgccaggcatgggggaactgagacacctttcccaggcttttatattttatgtttggtatgtatgtgttgtttggttttaaatgatgggcttttatatgttgttatttcttttttaatattagatttgttccactgtaacattgtttttattgttgttgtgagccgccccgagtcttcggagaggggcaggctacaaatctaataaattattattattattattattattattattattattattattattattatttgggctgGATGGCTCTCAGAAGTGTCAAGGAGAGTCCTAGTAGCTCGGCTCATAGCCACCTTACTTTTCTATGCATCTCAATCCCTAGATGCATGCAAATCCACCTACTACTTCGTTGTGGGATTCCTTTCCAGTTTTGTCAAAAAAATAACTCAGTTGAGAGATATCAAAACTGGGGAGTGGGCAGGCTGCTCTTTCCGCCACCTGTGTGCCCAGTGAAGGGTTACTAAaattattactaccacactgtgggcgtgggttatgAAGGACGCCCTGctctttctttcaacatctttccgtgcaaattgggtgctctggggtggaggtccatttttgctaccccattgcattcctcccccatccgagcagtagcccacccgtgTGCGTCTCCATCCTTCCTTGAACCTGGCCAATTTTGGGCTGGGCACGTTCAGTTGGTCAGGCCAGAAAACAGGTTTGATAAAACTGCTGCTTCGTGAAGCCTGGTGGAACCTTCCCAACTTGCACCCAGGAGAAGTGAAGTGAAATTAATTCCTCTGCTTCTTCAATAATCCCTCCCCTATCTAACCTGTGACTCCTATTAAATTATCCCTGAGAAATATACATAACCCCATTCACAAGAACCTTTGTGGTTTCACCTTATTTCTTCCCTGCCTAAAGGGAGCTCTTGCCTCTTCTGTTCTCGGTGGCGCAGCCTtgatggtgcaatggttagagtgccatactgcaagctacttctgctgatcaccagctgccagcagtttggcagatcaaatctcagtatgttcaaagttacatagaaacatagaaacatagaagactgacggcagaaaaagacctcatggtccatcttgtctgcccttatactatttcctgtattttatcttacaatggatgtatgtttatcccaggcatgtttaaattcagttactgtggatttaccaaccacgtctgctggaagtttgttccaaggatctactactctttcagtgaaataatattttctcacgttgcttttgatctttcccccaactaacttcagattgtgtccccttgttcttgtgttcactttcctattaaaaacacttccctcctggaccttatttaaccctttaatatatttaaatgttttgatcatgtccccccttttccttctgtcctccagactatacagattgagttcatgaagtctttcctgatacgttttatgcttaagaccttccaccattcttgtagcccgtctttggacccgttcaattttgtcaatatctttttgtaggcgaggtctccagaactgaacacagtattccaaatttggtctcaccagcgctctatacagcgggatcacaatctccctcttgttgactcagccttccatccttccaaggtgggtaaaatgaggactcaaattttggggggcaatgtgcttactctctgcaaaggactgtgaaatgatatataaatatatatgctaTTGCTCTCAGCCAAGGGACATTCAAACAATTTCACAAAGTATTTGTTCTTcggtttttaaatgaattgacATATGTTACAGTGGATAAATTGTAATTTAATCCAGTGGCTTTTAGCAGCTTCTCTCGCGTCCCACCTTCAATTTCACTAACCAAAACCCGCattctgaaatttatttaaaattattttttatttaaagaagagatATATTTCCAAAAGCAGTTTGTGCATAGACAGATAATAACTGAAGTTATGGAATTAatgatagaaacgtagaagactgacggcagaaaaagacctcatgatccatctagtctgcccttatactatttcctgtatttttatcttaggatggatatatgtttatcccaggcatgtttaaattcagtgactgtggatttatcaaccacgtctgctgggaagtttgttccaagcatctactactctttcagtcaaataatattttagaaacatagaaacatagaagactgacggcagaaaaagacctcatggtccatctagtctgcccttatactatttcctgtatttttatcttaggatggatatatgtttatcccaggcatatttaaattcagtgactgtggatttatctaccacatctgctggaagtttatgaTTATAACATTAAAGACACATCTCAAAAACATGAAATATGCCACTTCAAATTCTCATTAAATTCTCTATTGTTTTGTTATTGACAATTGTTACAAATATGGATGAAATGCTTGAGTGTTTCCTTCAAAGGAGATTTTAGGAGGTTTCTTTAAACTTTCCCTGGATCCTGGTTGCTGAAGAAGTTTTTCTCGAACATTTCGGGCGTCTTCCACAGCATCATCAAGAAAGCTGTTCAGAAAATAATATGTGGTGACATACGAACTCGCCCCACCAAACAGAGACCCAAGAACAGGTATGAAACCAAGAGCCAGCTCCACAAGTGATAGAGCTATCAAGAGAGATGACTTCATCATGAGAGAAAATACCAATTTTTCATCGATTGCGCTGGCTAACGGGGTTTTCTCGATAGCCGAACTTAGCTCTTCAAATTCTTTTCCTGTCTGAAGTGCCAGAAAATGAAGGGATCGGTCATCTAAGCCAAACACCCTGCAATAACATCTCAGAGTATCTATCAAAATGACAACATCACAAACCATAGAGAGACCTGGGACAGGCACCGCTCCACAAGCACAAGATATCAGTGCTATCTTCTTTATATAGGATTTAATTAGCTGTTTTTTCATCAACAATTCCTCTTCGGAGAAAATATGCACAGATAGTATTAAAACATCTTTCTTGTGGTCAGGGAGTTCCAGGGCTATTTTCTTTTGCAGAAGAGGGAAGTCATACATGTATACCTCATGGCTGGATATCAGATACACACTTGAGGAAACCCCAGCTGCCTCTTCCAAACTATGTTCGCAGTATTGCCTCATGGACGCCAAGGTGTCTTTCATTTTGAAATTCTTTTTTGTCTTTTCATTGCTGATAGTGACATCTATTTTGCTACACACATAGTAAAACTTCTTCTTCATCCTTTGTATTTCCTTGGCCAGCTTAGCAGCATTTTCCGTAAAACGGTcagaaataatcataataaaGACATCATATGTTTCAAATTGGACTTCCTTCAGATACTTTGTGGCCGTGATCTTGTAAGTTCCAATCCCTGGAAGGTCCCATAGTTTTATATTGGGGAAATCAGGGTGAGGATAGGCCTTTATCTCTAAGGTTTCTTTTCCTGGCCCGACCTCGGCTGCCTCTTCATCATCATCCCTTATTTTTCGGAAGGCATTGATAAAGGAAGATTTCCCTACACCGGCATCTCCAGTAACTGCAATATTAAGGGGCAGATTTTGCATTTCATTTAACTGTTTTTGGTATTCTGCTGCCACTTGGGGGACATTGCCTTCATTCAATTCGCTCTTTAAGTCTTCAAATTCTTTCCTTACATAATCCTTTAGAATTAGATTGCCCATGGTTGCTCTTTCTTCTTGTTCAGATTATctggaaaggaaaagagacaAGGGGATGTTTCACAACTACTTCAGACACTTGGAATTTGCAGATCAGGAAGTCCCGTGAAAATACTGCGGACaaccaagaaaacaaaccaaTGGATCATAAAAAGAATCAACCCAGAATTCTCAATCAGATGCAAAGTTCCAGCTTCACATTATCCTACTGTAGACACAGGATCTGAACAAGCAGCTTTTTGCTGATGGCTTTGATGCTGGGAAAAATGGAAGAGATGATAAGGACGTCCAGCAACAAAAGGATAAATTCAATTATAATGGAACTAAGAGCAACATTAGGACTCCTGAAAGATAGGAGTAGAAGGCCTTGAAGCAAACCTATGTATGTGGTCACTAGGGAATTAAAATTATTTGCTGGCATAAAATCAGTTTACTGGAGAGGAAGGGTGATTGTGGAAGGAAAATGAAAGTGAGGAATTTCATACCTCTCTGCTAGTCCTTCATGTCTAAACACCTTTAGTTACCAAATCTTGGAAGCCTGATGGTGAtttcaatccctccctcccttttgcacccaatattatttttttaaatcagtttACGTTTCTTTCTAATGTTCTCCTTAGTGGGTGGACCTAGCCTCCAAGGAGGGGAAGACACTGCCCTTtatccaatcaggactgagtctaaaCAAGTATAaattgagttagttagttagttagttagttagttacttacttacttacttacttacttacttacttacttacttacttacttacttacttacttacttacttacttacttacttgtttgtttgtttgtttctatcaAGCAGaaattatgtatttgtttgtttgattccaGAGGAGCTGGATGatgggtttgatttttttttccctttttcaaaAGTGACATGGTCTCTTCTTGCTTCTTCCCATGTTGGTTAGTCGCAAGAACCACCGGTGCTCAATTCTCCTTTTCTCTGTGTTGCTTCTcggtctttttaaaatttaatttataataaaaccaaGAGGAACTGCTGTGAGCACACTCCACATAGACTTCAGAACTTTAAAAATGGgttaaatgtataaaatatttgttaaaatgttaaaactgtaaaaatagaattaaaaatttaaaaataaatttaaatataaatataaatgaattaaaaagaaAGGAATCCTTTTTACTTTTGGAGAAGCTCTTTAAAGCCAGTGCTCCTGTCCtccatctttctccctcccaGTAGTGAGATGGTGCCTTTGGTCTACCTCTAAaagtttattttccttgttaGTCCTAGTTCCTTATTGTGTTCGGTTTGTTTGCAGTCTTTTTCCTTTAGTTTTTCATGTGGATCTTTGATTTTCAGAGTGGCTAGAGCTACATGCAAAGTCTTTGTTTTGTCTTCCAGATCCTTAAATTTTTCCTCAAGCGAGTCAGTTAATTTACATTTACAACAGATCAACAAAGTGTTTTCACCCAGACTCAAATATCCAGAGTCAAATGATTCTATTTTTCACACACATTATAT is part of the Erythrolamprus reginae isolate rEryReg1 chromosome 11, rEryReg1.hap1, whole genome shotgun sequence genome and harbors:
- the LOC139174105 gene encoding LOW QUALITY PROTEIN: interferon-inducible GTPase 5-like (The sequence of the model RefSeq protein was modified relative to this genomic sequence to represent the inferred CDS: inserted 1 base in 1 codon); translation: MGNLILKDYVRKEFEDLKSELNEGNVPQVAAEYQKQLNEMQNLPLNIAVTGDAGVGKSSFINAFRKIRDDDEEAAEVGPGKETLEIKAYPHPDFPNIKLWDLPGIGTYKITATKYLKEVQFETYDVFIMIISDRFTENAAKLAKEIQRMKKKFYYVCSKIDVTISNEKTKKNFKMKDTLASMRQYCEHSLEEAAGVSSSVYLISSHEVYMYDFPLLQKKIALELPDHKKDVLILSVHIFSEEELLMKKQLIKSYIKKIALISCACGAVPVPGLSMVCDVVILIDTLRCYCRVFGLDDRSLHFLALQTGKEFEELSSAIEKTPLASAIDEKLVFSLMMKSSLLIALSLVELALGFIPVLGSLFGGASSYVTTYYFLNSFLDDAVEDARNVREKLLQQXRIQGKFKETS